One genomic window of Centroberyx gerrardi isolate f3 chromosome 15, fCenGer3.hap1.cur.20231027, whole genome shotgun sequence includes the following:
- the LOC139933445 gene encoding coiled-coil domain-containing protein 172: protein MSLDTLFQQILLTEQQLSEQTKKLQEVKVAIIRCHEKIKTSTEQYEKANEELNEKAQQLSDLRLQHDLMKKSEDQMLKQIQELFCQQSHLKEHLDKIKRESKEEEEKFLQEIMRFNNDFSLRENRETVFESQTHTEILDLEKEVESLDKEMELMSQRNSRMNSMQEEKRALQLELQGLDNVRKGLDRQLSEAEAMTESLRAESLIVSQKPLTDSTCLRLKKELEMHKEGELELLREALSSEIQFLQSKLDNSQGNQQH from the exons ATGAGTTTGGACACTCTGTTTCAACAAATTCTCCTAACTGAACAGCAACTATctgagcagacaaagaaactTCAAGAAG TCAAAGTAGCCATCATCAGATGCCATGAGAAGATAAAGACCTCCACTGAACAGTATGAAAAGGCCAATGAGGAACTTAATGAAAAG GCGCAGCAGTTGTCTGATTTGAGGCTGCAGCATGATCTGATGAAGAAAAGTGAAGACCAGATGTTGAAACAAATACAGGAGCTGTTCTGCCAGCAGAGCCACCTCAAGGAACATCTA GATAAGATAAAGAGGGAGtctaaagaagaagaggaaaagttCCTACAAGAGATCATGAGGTTCAACAATGACTTCAGTCTTCgtgagaacagagagacagtgtttgagagccagacacacactgagatcCTGGACCTGGAGAAAGAGGTGGAATCATTAGACAAAG AGATGGAGCTCATGAGCCAGAGGAATAGTCGTATGAACTCCAtgcaagaggagaagagagctcTCCAGCTAGAACTACAAGGCCTAGATAACGTCAGGAAAG GCCTGGATCGCCAGTTGAGTGAGGCTGAAGCAATGACAGAATCTCTGAGAGCGGAGAGTCTGATTGTCAGTCAGAAACCTCTCACTGACAGCACCTGTCTAAG ACTGAAGAAGGAGCTTGAGATGCATAAAGAAGGAGAACTGGAGCTTCTGCGAGAGGCCCTCAGCTCAGAGATACAGTTCCTGCAGTCA AAACTGGACAACAGCCAGGGCAACCAGCAGCACTAA
- the LOC139933446 gene encoding uncharacterized protein LOC139933446: MAIRGTLIYLCSLAVLFPSAAQDETTTENCTTSHIQHPLTELKEAAECLLPQWSTDQTAALLYTMRTLGDMLHKHQLTACQGAEPKKCPAAAVHSDGGLVCATVSSKRYCKPMCNDGYDFDFLRRSRLFDECSESTGYTWRSQYIGGTKLAVCSESHVQISGAQTAYFPKDQDCLRTKSSSDLHNSTIHNFITELKDQGIDGNPEYICLVCG, translated from the exons ATGGCAATAAGAGGAACATTGATTTATTTGTGCTCACTAGCAG TCCTGTTCCCCTCCGCAGCTCAGGATGAAACTACGACTGAGAACTGCACCACCTCACACATTCAGCATCCCTTAACTGAGCTCAAG GAGGCAGCAGAGTGCCTGCTGCCTCAGTGGAGCACAGACCAGACAGCTGCACTGCTGTACACCATGAGGACTCTCGGTGACATGCTGCACAAACACCAACTGACAG CATGCCAAGGGGCAGAGCCCAAGAAGtgtcctgcagcagcagtgcacaGCGATGGAGGGCTGGTGTGTGCCACCGTCAGTAGCAAGCGCTACTGCAAACCTATGTGCAATGAT GGATATGATTTTGATTTCCTCAGGAGGAGTCGTCTGTTCGATGAATGCAGTGAGAGCACAGGATACACATGGCGTTCCCAGTACATAGGAGGGACCAAGCTGGCAGTCTGCAGTG AATCACATGTTCAAATTTCAGGAGCACAGACGGCCTATTTTCCAAAAGACCAGGACTGCCTGAGAACCAAGAGCAGCAGTGATCTACACAACAGCACCATTCACAATTTTATCACTGAGCTAAAAGATCAAGGCATAGACGGAAATCCAGAGTACATCTGTCTTGTATGCGGATGA